The following proteins are co-located in the Chitinivorax sp. B genome:
- the prmA gene encoding 50S ribosomal protein L11 methyltransferase: MSWLSVTIATDARHADALSDALFDLGALSTSIEDAHAGTDSEQPIFGEPGEPSDTVWEASHVIALFDADADVSGIIAEAATQCGIAVPAYQSTTVEEQDWVRATQAQFDPIRISDRLWITPTWHEPPNPQAINLQLDPGLAFGTGSHPTTRLCLQWLDKHLQAGETVLDYGCGSGILAIAAKKLGAGDCLGVDIDPQAIVASNQNAEQNQVQATFCLPDAMPGITYDVVVANILTNPLRMLAPLLAGSCRPGGRIALSGILESQAQEIVEIYSAWFDLDEPVFDDGWTCISGTKKH; this comes from the coding sequence ATGAGCTGGCTTTCCGTTACCATTGCAACTGACGCACGTCACGCAGATGCACTTTCTGATGCCCTGTTTGATTTGGGTGCTCTTTCCACCAGTATTGAGGATGCTCACGCTGGAACGGATTCCGAGCAACCCATTTTCGGCGAACCTGGTGAACCTAGTGATACCGTCTGGGAGGCCAGTCACGTGATTGCGCTGTTTGATGCCGATGCCGATGTGAGCGGCATTATTGCCGAGGCGGCTACTCAATGCGGCATCGCAGTACCGGCTTACCAGTCCACCACGGTGGAAGAACAGGATTGGGTGCGCGCCACACAGGCCCAGTTCGATCCAATCCGTATTTCTGATCGTCTTTGGATTACGCCCACTTGGCACGAACCACCCAACCCACAAGCCATCAACCTGCAGTTGGATCCAGGCTTGGCCTTTGGCACAGGCAGTCACCCCACTACGCGCCTTTGCCTACAGTGGCTGGATAAACATCTGCAGGCCGGGGAAACTGTGCTGGACTATGGTTGTGGCTCAGGCATCCTGGCAATTGCAGCCAAGAAGCTAGGTGCCGGCGATTGCCTTGGTGTCGATATCGATCCGCAGGCAATTGTTGCGTCCAATCAGAATGCCGAACAAAATCAAGTCCAGGCCACATTCTGCTTACCAGACGCGATGCCTGGTATTACTTATGATGTGGTGGTCGCGAACATCCTGACCAACCCGTTGCGCATGTTAGCCCCATTACTGGCTGGCAGCTGCCGTCCTGGTGGGCGAATTGCGCTTTCCGGCATCCTGGAAAGTCAGGCGCAAGAGATCGTTGAGATCTACTCCGCCTGGTTTGATCTGGATGAGCCTGTATTCGATGATGGCTGGACCTGCATCTCAGGCACCAAAAAACATTGA
- the accC gene encoding acetyl-CoA carboxylase biotin carboxylase subunit, producing the protein MFEKILIANRGEIALRVLRACREMGIKTVVVHSEADREAKYVKLADESVCIGPAPSQQSYLNIPAIISAAEVTDAQAIHPGYGFLSENADFAERVEQSGFVFIGPRPESIRLMGDKVSAKDSMKAASVPCVPGSDGALPEDPTEITKIAKKIGYPIIIKAAGGGGGRGMRVVHTEAALISSVNMTRAEAQAAFGNPTVYMEKFLENPRHIEIQVLADEYGNAIYLGERDCSMQRRHQKVIEEAPAPGITDKQRKRVGEACAEACRKIGYRGAGTFEFLFENGEFYFIEMNTRVQVEHPVTELITGIDIVQEQIRIAAGEKLRYTQKDVVLRGHAMECRINAEDPFKFTPSPGRITTYHPPGGPGIRMDSHIYQGYFVPPNYDSMIAKVIAYGDTREQAMARMRIALSEMVVEGIQTNIPLHTELLNDSSFQRGGTSIHYLEHKLEQRNKR; encoded by the coding sequence ATGTTCGAAAAAATACTGATCGCCAATCGTGGTGAAATTGCGCTGCGCGTATTGCGCGCCTGCCGCGAGATGGGTATCAAGACCGTGGTCGTGCATTCCGAAGCCGACCGCGAGGCGAAGTACGTCAAACTGGCCGATGAATCTGTCTGTATCGGCCCGGCACCCAGTCAACAAAGCTACCTAAACATTCCTGCCATCATCAGCGCAGCTGAAGTCACCGATGCCCAAGCAATCCACCCAGGATACGGCTTCTTATCGGAAAATGCGGACTTTGCGGAGCGCGTGGAACAATCCGGCTTTGTATTCATCGGACCACGTCCGGAATCCATTCGACTGATGGGTGACAAGGTATCCGCCAAGGATTCAATGAAGGCCGCATCGGTACCATGCGTACCAGGCTCAGATGGCGCCCTACCGGAAGACCCGACAGAAATCACGAAGATCGCCAAGAAGATTGGTTACCCGATCATCATCAAGGCAGCCGGTGGTGGTGGTGGTCGCGGTATGCGCGTGGTCCATACTGAGGCGGCCCTGATCAGCTCGGTCAATATGACGCGTGCCGAAGCACAAGCTGCTTTCGGCAACCCGACGGTCTACATGGAAAAATTCCTGGAAAACCCACGGCACATTGAAATTCAGGTACTGGCAGATGAATACGGTAACGCCATCTACTTGGGCGAACGCGATTGTTCGATGCAACGTCGCCATCAAAAAGTGATTGAGGAAGCACCAGCTCCGGGCATTACCGACAAGCAGCGCAAAAGGGTTGGCGAAGCTTGCGCCGAAGCCTGCCGTAAGATTGGTTACCGTGGTGCTGGTACCTTCGAATTCCTGTTCGAAAATGGCGAGTTCTATTTCATTGAAATGAACACTCGTGTTCAGGTTGAACATCCAGTGACGGAACTGATTACTGGCATCGATATTGTGCAAGAGCAAATTCGCATTGCCGCTGGTGAAAAACTGCGATACACCCAGAAAGATGTGGTTTTGCGTGGGCATGCCATGGAATGCCGTATCAACGCTGAAGATCCATTCAAATTCACACCAAGCCCTGGCCGGATTACGACCTATCACCCACCTGGCGGCCCCGGAATTCGTATGGATTCGCATATTTACCAGGGTTATTTCGTACCGCCGAACTATGACTCGATGATTGCCAAGGTAATTGCCTACGGTGATACTCGTGAACAAGCCATGGCCAGAATGCGGATTGCCCTGTCTGAGATGGTGGTGGAAGGCATTCAGACCAACATCCCATTGCATACCGAACTACTGAATGATTCGTCCTTCCAGCGTGGTGGTACAAGCATTCACTACTTGGAACACAAGCTGGAACAGCGAAACAAGCGCTGA
- the accB gene encoding acetyl-CoA carboxylase biotin carboxyl carrier protein — MDLRKLKKLIEMVEESGIAEIEVTEGEEKVRISRVSANAPVAYAPQPTQVILPQAMQMGGTPMMAPVPAQAAAPVAAAAPAIEGETIKSPMVGTFYRSPSPGSKSFVEVGQQVNVGDTLCIIEAMKLLNEIEAEKAGVIKAILIENGQPVEYGEPLFIIG; from the coding sequence ATGGACTTGCGCAAACTAAAAAAGCTGATCGAAATGGTGGAGGAATCCGGCATCGCCGAGATTGAAGTCACTGAAGGCGAAGAGAAGGTCCGCATCAGTCGTGTTTCTGCCAATGCCCCAGTTGCTTATGCACCACAACCGACCCAGGTTATTCTGCCACAAGCCATGCAAATGGGTGGCACCCCCATGATGGCACCTGTGCCCGCCCAGGCCGCAGCGCCAGTCGCAGCAGCTGCGCCTGCGATTGAAGGAGAAACAATCAAATCTCCTATGGTTGGGACCTTCTATCGCTCCCCCAGCCCCGGCTCAAAGTCATTTGTCGAGGTAGGTCAGCAAGTCAATGTTGGCGATACCCTATGCATCATTGAAGCCATGAAGCTCCTGAACGAAATCGAAGCTGAAAAAGCCGGTGTGATCAAGGCCATCCTGATCGAGAACGGCCAACCGGTGGAATACGGCGAACCCCTGTTCATCATCGGCTAA
- the aroQ gene encoding type II 3-dehydroquinate dehydratase, whose translation MTAVKRDILVLHGPNLNLLGMREPHLYGADRLVDIDARLQQVALAAGLQLSSLQSNAEHVLIERIHQAYNDNTGFIIINPAAFTHTSVAIRDALAAVKIPFIEVHLSNVHSREPFRHKSFFSDLAEGVICGLGAQGYELALQYALRQLAGKIA comes from the coding sequence ATGACCGCTGTGAAGCGAGACATTCTGGTATTGCACGGCCCCAATCTCAATCTGCTCGGCATGCGGGAGCCGCATTTGTATGGTGCGGATCGCCTAGTGGATATAGATGCCCGATTGCAGCAAGTGGCCTTAGCTGCCGGTTTGCAATTGAGCAGCCTGCAAAGCAACGCCGAACACGTTCTAATCGAGCGCATTCATCAGGCATATAACGACAACACCGGGTTCATCATCATCAACCCCGCCGCATTCACGCATACCAGTGTCGCCATTCGCGATGCGCTGGCGGCGGTGAAGATCCCGTTTATTGAAGTACATCTCTCCAACGTTCATAGCCGCGAGCCGTTCCGCCACAAAAGCTTTTTCTCTGATTTGGCGGAAGGTGTCATTTGCGGACTGGGCGCACAGGGTTATGAGTTGGCATTGCAATACGCCCTCCGCCAACTCGCTGGCAAAATCGCCTAA
- a CDS encoding TlpA disulfide reductase family protein encodes MMTKVKQMLLATSVAVAGLGAGVLTAFMQPLSAQTVTPPAAAIGVDFFSTSLPGLDGKQYKLSEWKGKVLIVNFWATWCQPCRLEIPEFVELQQKYRNKGVQFVGIALDEQAAVAKFSKEFGINYPTLLGEEQAMEMMRTAGNKIGGLPFTAVIDRQGKIVSIAAGKLSKAKLEAAIEQVLG; translated from the coding sequence ATGATGACCAAAGTCAAACAAATGCTTCTTGCCACCTCGGTGGCAGTCGCCGGCCTGGGTGCCGGAGTATTGACCGCTTTCATGCAGCCACTTTCCGCACAAACAGTCACCCCGCCAGCCGCAGCCATCGGGGTGGACTTTTTTTCAACTTCCTTACCCGGTTTGGACGGAAAACAGTACAAATTGAGCGAATGGAAGGGAAAAGTGCTGATCGTCAATTTCTGGGCGACATGGTGCCAACCTTGTCGGTTGGAAATCCCCGAATTTGTCGAATTACAGCAAAAATATCGTAACAAAGGAGTGCAATTTGTCGGCATTGCGCTTGATGAGCAGGCGGCAGTTGCTAAATTCAGTAAAGAATTTGGCATCAACTACCCCACCCTGCTCGGTGAAGAACAAGCTATGGAGATGATGCGTACTGCTGGCAACAAGATAGGTGGATTGCCGTTCACCGCAGTCATTGATCGCCAAGGGAAGATTGTCTCGATTGCGGCTGGAAAACTGTCGAAAGCCAAGCTGGAAGCGGCGATTGAGCAAGTGCTTGGCTAG
- a CDS encoding protein-disulfide reductase DsbD — translation MSRLLRPFIALIILCMAALTAHAAGSTDLLPPEQAFAAQARLVDPQTVEISYNIASGYYMYRERFKFKLEPAGSVTEARFPPGKIKQDDYFGKVETYRDILKFTLPLSQPLSGPITLKVTSQGCADVGVCYPPYTHNLKLSPGSSNGVGTTKLDKLFGADASGPPGTANPFASKSLVSLLGFFFLAGLGLAFTACMYPLIPILSGIIVGQGHTVGKARGFLLSMLYVQGMALAYAVAGIAAGLTGTLLSNALQKPWVLGLFSIFFVIMAGGMFGLYQIQLPSSLQSRLSNQSNRLKGGHYASVFGMGVLSALIVGPCVAPPLAMALGYIGATKDVVLGGSTLYAMALGMGAPLIAVGVFGGHILPRAGSWMNTVKAIFGTVMLAVAIWIATPILPPLAYMLAWAALLIICAIYLHALDPLPSNASGWRKLWKGVGVIALIGGSALLLGALAGNRDVLQPLKSFTLANQPGTPTAHSSLAFQRINSPADLDAALVNHAGKPIMLDFYADWCVSCKEMERFTFSDDRVVSKLSNVVLLQADVTDNTKEHQQLLKRFGLFGPPGIIFFNGQGQPHSEQVVGYQPADQFLDTLNRLIQP, via the coding sequence ATGTCACGTCTGCTTCGCCCATTCATTGCATTGATCATACTGTGCATGGCAGCCCTGACTGCCCATGCAGCAGGTTCAACAGATTTGTTACCACCTGAGCAGGCTTTTGCTGCCCAGGCCCGTCTGGTTGATCCGCAAACCGTTGAAATCAGCTACAACATTGCCAGCGGCTACTATATGTACCGTGAACGCTTCAAGTTCAAGCTGGAACCGGCTGGTAGCGTGACCGAAGCTAGGTTTCCACCGGGTAAAATCAAACAAGACGACTACTTCGGCAAGGTTGAAACCTATCGTGACATACTGAAATTCACACTACCGCTGTCACAACCCCTATCCGGCCCCATCACCTTGAAGGTTACATCACAAGGTTGTGCGGACGTCGGCGTGTGTTATCCCCCCTACACACATAATCTGAAGCTTAGCCCAGGCAGCAGCAACGGCGTCGGGACCACTAAGCTGGACAAACTGTTCGGGGCAGATGCATCTGGCCCGCCAGGCACCGCCAATCCATTTGCAAGCAAAAGCCTGGTCAGTCTGCTGGGCTTTTTCTTTTTGGCAGGGCTAGGCTTGGCTTTTACTGCCTGCATGTACCCGTTAATCCCCATCTTGTCTGGCATTATTGTCGGACAAGGGCACACCGTTGGTAAAGCCCGTGGGTTTCTGCTCAGCATGTTGTATGTACAGGGTATGGCGCTTGCGTACGCAGTGGCAGGTATCGCTGCTGGCCTCACAGGCACATTATTGAGTAATGCGCTGCAAAAGCCGTGGGTGCTGGGCTTGTTCAGCATATTCTTTGTCATCATGGCCGGTGGAATGTTTGGCCTGTATCAAATTCAACTTCCCAGCAGCTTGCAAAGTCGTTTGTCCAACCAATCGAACCGCCTCAAGGGGGGGCATTATGCCTCGGTATTCGGGATGGGCGTACTGTCAGCACTGATTGTCGGGCCATGTGTAGCGCCGCCGTTAGCAATGGCATTGGGCTATATCGGCGCCACCAAGGATGTCGTGCTAGGTGGTTCGACACTGTATGCCATGGCATTGGGCATGGGCGCTCCCTTGATTGCAGTCGGTGTGTTCGGTGGACATATCCTGCCACGCGCTGGCAGTTGGATGAATACCGTTAAAGCAATTTTCGGTACCGTCATGCTGGCCGTTGCAATCTGGATCGCCACACCGATCCTGCCACCGCTGGCATATATGCTGGCTTGGGCCGCCTTGCTGATCATATGTGCCATCTACCTGCATGCACTTGATCCCTTGCCCAGTAATGCCAGTGGTTGGAGAAAGCTATGGAAAGGCGTAGGGGTGATAGCCCTGATAGGTGGCAGTGCATTGCTGCTAGGCGCGCTAGCTGGCAATCGGGATGTCTTGCAACCGTTGAAATCCTTCACCTTGGCAAACCAACCTGGCACGCCCACAGCGCATTCCAGCTTGGCATTTCAGCGAATCAACTCCCCTGCTGATCTGGATGCCGCGTTGGTCAACCACGCAGGCAAACCAATCATGCTCGATTTCTATGCAGACTGGTGTGTATCCTGCAAAGAAATGGAACGTTTCACGTTCAGCGATGACCGGGTTGTCAGTAAATTGAGCAATGTCGTACTGTTGCAAGCCGATGTGACTGACAACACTAAAGAACATCAGCAGTTGTTGAAGCGGTTTGGACTATTTGGCCCACCTGGCATCATCTTCTTCAATGGTCAGGGCCAGCCACACTCGGAGCAGGTAGTCGGCTATCAACCCGCTGATCAGTTTCTGGATACCCTTAATCGTCTGATCCAACCCTAA
- the cutA gene encoding divalent-cation tolerance protein CutA: MTTLLIITTLPDTESAHRLATDLVEAKLAACINILPSTTSVYRWQGKTETACEIPLLIKTRADRYPAVEAAIRSAHPYELPEIIAVNIDKGLPEYLNWVANESSPGSK, encoded by the coding sequence ATGACAACGCTACTCATCATTACCACTTTGCCAGATACCGAGAGCGCCCATCGGTTGGCAACAGATCTGGTCGAAGCAAAACTGGCAGCATGCATCAACATTCTGCCAAGTACGACATCTGTTTATCGATGGCAAGGCAAAACCGAAACGGCCTGTGAAATCCCGCTACTGATCAAAACCCGTGCGGACCGCTATCCTGCCGTAGAAGCCGCCATTCGATCAGCGCACCCATATGAACTTCCCGAAATCATCGCGGTCAACATCGACAAAGGCTTACCAGAATATTTGAACTGGGTCGCCAACGAGAGTTCGCCAGGTTCGAAATAA
- a CDS encoding FxsA family protein yields MVRIVLFILLGFPVLELATTLWVGSMIGGWIWLWLLGSFLGGMLILKGQRLGAPLLIMQALKSGNPVAGMLWNVRIALCGIMLIVPGVLSDALALLLLLPWQPKFATVKMPQDDTIEGEYRRVDDSFTRLR; encoded by the coding sequence ATGGTTCGAATTGTGTTGTTTATTTTACTTGGATTCCCGGTGCTTGAGCTGGCGACCACTTTGTGGGTTGGCTCAATGATTGGTGGGTGGATCTGGCTGTGGCTGCTTGGTTCGTTTTTAGGTGGGATGCTGATTCTGAAAGGTCAGCGTTTGGGTGCGCCATTGCTGATCATGCAAGCGTTGAAGAGCGGTAACCCCGTTGCTGGTATGTTGTGGAATGTGCGGATTGCGTTGTGCGGCATCATGCTGATTGTGCCTGGTGTGTTGAGTGATGCGTTGGCATTGCTATTGCTGCTACCGTGGCAGCCTAAGTTTGCAACTGTCAAAATGCCGCAGGACGATACCATCGAAGGAGAGTATCGGCGAGTAGACGATAGTTTTACCCGTTTGCGCTGA
- a CDS encoding DUF167 family protein codes for MVSWYRLQDGVLTLTLHIQPGAKKTEIVGLHGDALKIRLAAPPVDGKANAALLAFIANRFEVPIREVRLKSGETSRRKVVAITGSTKPPEHLLE; via the coding sequence CTGGTGAGTTGGTACCGACTGCAGGATGGCGTGCTGACCTTGACACTACACATTCAGCCAGGTGCCAAAAAAACAGAGATTGTCGGACTCCATGGCGATGCATTGAAAATACGCCTGGCAGCGCCACCCGTTGATGGCAAGGCCAATGCCGCTTTGCTGGCTTTCATCGCAAACCGGTTTGAGGTGCCCATTAGGGAGGTCCGCCTGAAATCAGGTGAGACATCTCGCCGCAAAGTGGTCGCCATTACTGGTAGCACCAAGCCACCAGAACATTTGCTTGAATGA
- a CDS encoding YggT family protein — protein sequence MSQMAQALRFLIENIAGFFALALLLRFYLQVVKAPFQHPLPQFLLAFTNWIVLPTRRLVKSVGGYDTATLLLAWLTILLKDFLIIHLFPISVSFAMPTALIGLMLLALVHVLQLSLYLLIGAVIVQAILSWVSSYGNPLTPILGRITDPFLRPLQKRIPTVGGVDLSPLVLLLILQLILMVPISYMEGAMFAMMSTNW from the coding sequence ATGTCGCAAATGGCGCAAGCATTGCGTTTCTTGATCGAAAACATCGCGGGCTTTTTTGCCCTCGCCTTGCTACTTCGTTTTTACCTACAGGTAGTCAAGGCGCCCTTTCAGCATCCGCTGCCACAATTCCTGTTGGCCTTTACCAATTGGATTGTGTTGCCTACTCGACGCTTGGTCAAATCCGTCGGCGGTTATGATACGGCAACATTACTACTGGCTTGGCTCACCATCCTGCTGAAGGACTTCCTGATCATCCATCTGTTCCCAATTTCGGTCAGCTTTGCAATGCCCACCGCACTGATCGGATTGATGTTATTGGCACTGGTGCATGTATTGCAACTGTCGTTGTACTTGCTGATTGGCGCGGTGATCGTTCAAGCCATCCTGTCCTGGGTCAGCTCCTATGGCAACCCATTGACTCCTATTCTGGGCCGTATCACCGATCCATTCCTGCGCCCTTTGCAAAAACGCATTCCAACCGTTGGCGGTGTAGATTTGAGCCCACTGGTGCTACTGTTGATCCTGCAATTGATTCTGATGGTACCTATCAGCTACATGGAGGGTGCCATGTTCGCCATGATGAGTACTAACTGGTGA
- the proC gene encoding pyrroline-5-carboxylate reductase, translated as MNITFIGGGNMATALIGGMLQQGFNAKSLSVIEPSQEKRAELANRFGVRSQASLSTGLPSSDVVLIAVKPQSMKEVAGELAGQLKHQLVISIAAGIRIDTLVSWLNGYQHIVRVMPNTPAMVQAGISGLFAASGVGHNARDQAEQIMRAVGQVVWVDAEQKMDAITAMSGSGPAYVFYFMEAMMAAGKALGFSDTDARKLTYATFEGAVKLAMDSADDAATLRAKVTSKGGTTEAALNSMEASGVKESIGAGIAAASYRGQELGDALSKQ; from the coding sequence ATGAACATTACTTTCATCGGCGGAGGCAATATGGCAACCGCGCTCATCGGCGGTATGCTGCAACAGGGATTCAATGCCAAATCCCTAAGCGTGATCGAACCCAGTCAGGAAAAACGTGCTGAACTGGCTAATCGATTCGGCGTGCGCTCGCAGGCCTCGCTATCCACTGGGTTGCCTAGCAGTGATGTGGTACTGATTGCCGTCAAGCCGCAGAGCATGAAAGAAGTCGCTGGTGAACTGGCCGGCCAGCTCAAGCATCAGTTGGTGATTTCCATCGCAGCTGGCATCCGCATTGACACGCTGGTTAGCTGGTTGAATGGCTACCAGCACATTGTGCGTGTCATGCCCAATACCCCAGCCATGGTACAAGCCGGCATTTCAGGTCTGTTTGCAGCATCCGGGGTAGGACACAATGCGCGCGATCAGGCGGAGCAAATCATGCGCGCTGTTGGACAGGTCGTGTGGGTAGATGCTGAGCAAAAGATGGATGCCATCACTGCGATGTCGGGCAGCGGCCCCGCCTATGTGTTTTACTTTATGGAAGCCATGATGGCGGCAGGCAAGGCACTAGGTTTTTCAGACACCGATGCCCGTAAGCTGACCTACGCCACCTTTGAAGGTGCAGTCAAATTGGCAATGGATAGTGCTGACGATGCCGCGACCCTACGTGCCAAAGTCACCTCGAAGGGCGGTACTACTGAGGCAGCCCTCAATAGCATGGAGGCATCGGGTGTCAAAGAAAGTATTGGCGCGGGAATCGCCGCAGCCAGCTACCGTGGACAAGAGCTGGGTGATGCATTGAGCAAACAGTAG
- a CDS encoding YggS family pyridoxal phosphate-dependent enzyme: MGTIKTALQAVNGHIRATEAACHRPAGSVRLLAVSKTFPAEAVQEAFEAGQRAFGENYVQEGVAKILALADLPIEWHFIGPLQSNKSRLVAEHFDWAHSIDRLKIAERLSAQRPANLSPLQVCIQVNVSGETSKSGCRLNDVPEIAHAIQQLPNIQLRGLMCIPEATNDDTALRRQFRALANCLTELNAHGFGLDTLSMGMSADMPIAIAEGATIVRIGTAIFGKRQPTEPN; encoded by the coding sequence ATGGGCACAATAAAAACCGCATTGCAAGCAGTCAACGGTCATATCCGGGCCACCGAAGCCGCATGCCATCGGCCAGCAGGGTCAGTTCGATTGCTGGCCGTGAGCAAGACTTTCCCTGCTGAAGCTGTACAAGAAGCATTCGAAGCAGGACAACGTGCATTTGGTGAAAACTACGTTCAGGAAGGCGTTGCCAAGATTCTGGCATTGGCAGACCTACCAATTGAATGGCATTTCATTGGTCCGTTACAAAGTAATAAGTCACGCTTGGTCGCCGAACACTTTGACTGGGCTCACAGCATCGACCGGCTGAAAATTGCCGAGCGGCTATCAGCCCAACGCCCAGCCAATCTGTCACCACTGCAGGTTTGCATCCAGGTCAATGTCAGCGGCGAAACCAGCAAGAGCGGCTGCCGATTGAATGATGTACCAGAAATAGCCCATGCAATACAGCAATTGCCAAATATTCAGCTGCGTGGCTTGATGTGTATTCCAGAAGCCACCAACGATGACACCGCGCTTCGTAGGCAATTCCGGGCATTGGCCAACTGCCTGACGGAACTGAATGCACATGGTTTTGGTCTGGATACGTTGTCGATGGGTATGTCTGCCGATATGCCCATCGCCATTGCCGAAGGCGCCACCATTGTGCGCATCGGCACCGCAATTTTTGGCAAACGCCAACCCACTGAACCCAATTAG
- a CDS encoding type IV pilus twitching motility protein PilT yields the protein MEISELLAFAVKNKASDLHLSAGLPPMIRVHGDVRRINLPAMEHRDVHDMVYDIMNDGQRKVYEETLECDFSFEISNLARFRVNAFVQNRGAGAVFRTIPSKVLTLEDLNAPRVFTEISQQPRGIVLVTGPTGSGKSTTLAAMINYINENDYGHILTVEDPIEFVHESKKCLINQREVGPHTMSFNNALRSALREDPDVILVGEMRDLETIRLALTAAETGHLVFGTLHTSSAAKTIDRIVDVFPAAEKEMVRSMLSESLRAVISQTLLKTKDGTSRCAAHEIMIGTPAIRNLIREGKIAQMYSAIQTGQNVGMQTLDQCLTELVRRNIVSVGEARTKAANKENFM from the coding sequence ATGGAAATATCGGAGCTGCTTGCGTTCGCGGTCAAGAATAAGGCCTCGGACTTGCATCTCTCTGCCGGCTTGCCCCCTATGATCCGGGTGCATGGCGACGTAAGACGCATCAACTTGCCGGCAATGGAGCACCGTGATGTTCATGACATGGTGTACGACATCATGAACGACGGACAACGTAAAGTGTATGAAGAAACGCTGGAATGCGACTTTTCGTTCGAGATCTCCAATCTGGCCCGTTTCCGGGTCAACGCCTTCGTTCAGAACCGCGGTGCAGGTGCGGTGTTCCGTACTATTCCATCCAAAGTGCTGACACTGGAAGACCTGAACGCACCACGTGTGTTTACTGAAATCTCGCAACAACCACGAGGTATTGTACTGGTAACTGGTCCAACCGGTTCCGGTAAGTCGACCACGCTGGCAGCGATGATCAACTATATTAACGAAAACGACTATGGCCACATCCTGACCGTTGAGGATCCGATCGAATTTGTGCATGAATCCAAGAAATGCCTGATCAACCAGCGTGAAGTTGGCCCGCACACCATGAGCTTCAACAACGCGCTGCGTTCTGCATTGCGTGAAGACCCGGATGTGATTCTGGTAGGTGAAATGCGTGACCTGGAAACTATTCGCCTGGCCTTGACGGCTGCTGAAACTGGTCACTTGGTGTTCGGTACCCTACATACCAGTTCTGCAGCCAAGACCATCGACCGTATCGTCGATGTATTCCCGGCAGCAGAAAAGGAAATGGTGCGGTCGATGTTGTCAGAGTCACTACGTGCCGTGATTTCGCAAACCCTGTTGAAGACCAAGGATGGCACCAGTCGCTGTGCAGCACATGAAATTATGATTGGTACACCGGCGATTCGTAACCTGATCCGCGAAGGCAAGATTGCCCAGATGTATTCCGCGATTCAGACCGGTCAGAATGTGGGCATGCAGACGCTCGATCAGTGTCTTACCGAATTGGTTCGCCGCAATATCGTATCGGTTGGTGAAGCAAGAACGAAAGCGGCCAACAAGGAAAACTTTATGTAA